The stretch of DNA ttttgtAAAATAACTTACCTGCAGAATATTATAtttgaaattatatttactgcACAGTTGTGGGTTCATGGccatattttctctctctcacacaaccTAGGAAAAGGAGACTTCTCCAGATCTGTCTTGCTTCATTTCCTGGAGGTCACCTTAGCCCCCAAGCTCCGTCCTCCACCACACTTTACAGCCACCATGGTGTCTGTACCAGTCCCTCAGACAAATGTGGAGAAACATGGAGTGCATCCTCTCAGTCAACCACAACAAAAGCCCCAGTCCCAACCTCATGCAAAGCCAAAAAACCCCCTCCTCCGGCCAGAGTATCAACCACTACCACAACCACAAACCCCAAAACCTCAACTTAAGCCCAAGGTGAAGGCTCGGCCTCAACCAAAACCACAACCtaaacagaaactgaaactgaaacccCTTTCCCAACCTCAACCAGAACCTGAACCAGCATCCCAACCCATTCTCAAGAACCAACCACAATCAACATCCCAGCCCATACACCAGAACCAACCACAACCAACATCCCTGTCCATTCCCCAGGCCCAACCCCAACCCCGCCCGACATTCAAGCCCATCCTCCAGACCCACCCCCTACCCCAACCCCAAACCCGACCAACTTTCAAGCCTATACTCCAGACCCACCACCAATCCAAAGCCCAACCAACATTGAAGCCCATACTCCAGGCCCAACCCCGACCCCAACCCCGACCAACATTGAAGCCCATACTCCAGACCCAGCCCCTACCACATAACCAAGCCCGACCAACTTTCAAGCCTATACTCCAGACCCACCACCAATCCAAGGCCCGACCAACATTGAAGCCCATACTCCAGgtccaaccccaaccccaaccccgcCCAACATTGAAGCCAAGTCTCCAGACCCACCCCCAACCCCAATCCCAAGCCCTACCAACATTGAAGCACATACTCCAGACCCAACCCCAGGCCCAAGCCCGACCAACATTGAAGCCCAGACTCCAGACCCACCCCAGACCTCAACCCCAAGCCCTACCAACATTGAAGCCCATACTCCAGACCCAACCCCAGGCCCAAGCCCGACCAACAATGAAGCCCGGACTCCAGACCcacccccaaccccaaccccaagcCCTACCAACATTGAAGCCCATACTCCAGACCCAACCCCAGGCCCAAGCCCGACCAACATTGAAGCCCAGACTCCAGACCAAACCCCAACCCAAACCCCAAGCCCCAACAACAATCAAGCCCATACTCCAgacccaaccccaaccccaagcCCGACCAACATTCAAGCCCATACTCAAGTCCCAACCACAACCTGAAATCTCACACGATCCCAAACCCCAATCAACATCCCTGCCCATACCTCATTTGCAACCTCGAGCCCAATCAATATCCCAGCCCATACTCCAGACCCAACGTCCGTTACAATCTCGGCCAAAGTCACATCCCAAATCACAGCCTCAAACCACAACCCAACTCCAGGCTGAACCACAACCTCATCTTAAATTCCAGACCCAGCATCAAGTTCAATCAACTCCCAAGCTCACAACTGTGGCATACCGTCAAACAACTCCACCAACATTCCAGCAAATAGCTCTGACCAAACAAGCAAGACCAAAGATTCACATCCAGCCCCAAGCTCAATCTACAACTCAGTCACAAACCCAACCTCAACAAAAAATCCCCTTAGAGCCTCAACTTACCACCAAGCAGCAGTCTATGGCCCAACCAACAACTAAACCAAAAATACCCTTTATCCAAACAAAGCCTAAAACACAACCTCAATCCAAGAGCCAAtctaaaccaaaaaaagaaccTCAACCCCAGAGCCAACCCAAGGAAAAAACACAGCCTAAAACAAAGAGCCAATCAAAGCCTCAACCACCATCTCAACCAAAAAAGCAGCCAAAGCCCAAAACAAGCTACCATCAACAACCTCACATAAAGATTCAGCAAGGATCCAAACAGCAACCTCAAACAAAACCCCACACCAAACCTGTCATTCATTTTCAACCCACCACCCTGCCACCAAAGACCGAGACTAAGTCCCAACTTGAACATCTACCCAAGCCACACCCTGCATCTAGGGCCCAACCACAGCCTCGAACGGTTCAGTTTGAGTCTCAGACCAGGACCTACCCTGAACCCACCAAGGTCACCCCAAGGCAGGCTGTCCCTACGGGTAAAAACCCTACTTTTTGCCATCAGCAGTCCATACCATCAAGTATTAAGACCTTATCTCAGATAACCTTTTAAAGGGGCATATTAATTGAAAATGATTAACTAGGTATTTAAATTGAGTTTATTAAGGGGAATTTGTAAAAACCATATATCTTCATTGTCAGAGTCAGGTAAATAAATTCCACAGGTTTTTAAGTAAATCTTGATAAATTGCTAAAAATCTGTCTTTGCACTggattttaaacatttagtcTCTTTTGCAAACCATGATTAAATGTTATCAGCTGGTTTCCTTTTCATAGGTATTATAATCACAATACCCTACTAGCTCCAATGACTTTAAAGTAGTGCGCTGTGTTTTTAGAAATAAGGGTTGCCCCTTTaaaagttatatatatattatagacaTATTATCTTAGATAAAAAGTGAGTTTTCTTTCATACAGCTCCTAGTCCACCAGAAGAGGGCAAGCCTCTACCACTTCCTGTCCTGGCTACAGAGAAGTCTGGTAGATACGATCAGGGTAAACACCATGACAAGTTTGTCCCATTACCATCTCTGCTTTCGTCAAGTCACGTGGAACCCAATGCTTTCAGTCCTATGTCAAACCATTGGATGATATCACTGCTtcccatctccatctccatctacTACCCTACACAACCCCACCCCATCATTAGTCCTGCCTCCATGCGTCAGATGTGTGCCTCCATTTTCAGCCCAGCACACTCACCTCACCATTGCCCATTCACAACTTGAGCAGtctgtcaagcttttgatctcattcatgcctctctgtctttcatTCGTTGTCCTGTCTTTTTCACTGATGTGCTCCATTATTTATTCCATGTAGGTAAAGCTGTCAAGCTCAGAAGTGGATCATTCCTAACCTCCCTAATGGCCTTTTTGCTCATCTAGGTACTGGCGTCATCAGATCATCTGTTGCCGAAGTTCCTCGTTCTCCCATTAGCTCATCAGTTACTCCAGCAGGAAGGAACACCACGCTGTCTCGCCCCCGGGTTCCTCCTCATTCCACTCGTAATAGTGTCCAACCATTTCCTCCATCCAAGACATTCACCACCTCTCTCAGCTCCAGCACACCTGGGGGTAATGGAGTACTCACTACCCTTCTTCTCATTCTCTCTTCCCAAGAAGCTACCTCAGATTATCCTCTCCTGTCAGCACTCTCTCACTTTTATATCTGCAGCTGTGCATCTACAGAAGAAGGCAAACAAACCTGTGGTTCTTTAGAACAcgatctgtgttttttttttaaagaatactATAGCCATTTCAATGCTTGtgcctttctctttctctggctCGATCTTCTGCTTCACCTAATCGTACAGCCCATATGTTCTCCACGCTCTGCCACATGTGCTCGGTGTGTATTTCACAGCTTTACCACGAGCAGCAGTGGCGTCTCTGGGGTCAGGATCGTTAACATGATTTACAGTCCCTCATGCTGGACGGGTGGGAAGTCTGGCCACAGCACTGGCCAGGACACACCACGTTTTACACCAACCATGCCAAGCCAAGCACTGTGTAGACAGCACAGCCGCCAcagcctgtctctctctttcgtTCTCTATCTGTATCTCCTCTTTTCTCAAAAACACTCGCACACTCCCTGAAGAGTTTCAGAAGAATCAAGAGTGAGAAATGTCAAATGGTAAAATGTATCTGTTCAAGTCATTGCAATTCCGTTTGTTTATAAAGAACATCTGTAAAACCAGattgaacacacaaacaagtcTCCGGCTTTATTGTCATGACATTCAACAGTGAGAAAAGTAGAAAATGGAcagtgagaaagaaagacaaaagttTGTTATGTTTGATGCATTGagacaaaatattttataacagatctttttctccctccaacAGTCGATGGGGCGCATCATAGGGGAATTGCTCTCCCTAAACCTGTGGTATGGTCCAAAGAGAAACCTGGTAAAGACAAACCAAGAATACTGGCTTTCAGCGTTCATAACTCACTAACCTAAAAGGCACTTTTATGTCCCGTCCCACACAGCAACACTGAtctgtgcttttgtcacaatcCTGTCATGCTTTACAATTTTGTCTGTCAGCGTGAGGTCATGTGTCTGGTTGTGGTCTGTGTTGTCCAAAATGTAGTCACAGTAGCTTACACGTGACTGAGACTGAAGCCATATGTAATTCTTATTTTGGCATCTACCTCTcctcttcacattatttattctgCCGCACATGTGCACCTGTAATCAGGCACTGACTTGCATTAGTGTTAGAGAATAGTGTTAGCCTGCTTGTTGTGGAAGGTGAGTGTGGTTTGCCGCTTCTTTTTGGTCAATCACATTGTTTCCATTCTGCCAGGGAGGCTCAGTTAATTAGAGAAATTGAATCCATCTCAAGTCGTAACGCAAACCACGTCTGGACCACATGTATTAATGGTGACGCTCCGCTCACTCCTTGTTGTTCCGAGTTGTGGAGAGAGGTTGTGCTTCAGTCCCATGTCACAGCTGGTGTGTGTTATTTCTGGAAACTTTGACGGTTTCAGAGGTCTTCAAGGAGTCACAAGGCTCTCTGGAAGCAACTCTACAGACAAGAGCAGTCCTTTTTGCTTGCCATCCTGCAcgcaccacaccacaccacaccatcCTCTTAATGATTTCCTGTATATCGCTAAAAAGACATAACCTATACATGGAGTTCAGCTTCTTTCCTTGTGAAGGGAAAGGCatgcaacaaaatacataattgGCACTTCTTCCAAATAGCATTTTTGTTCTGTACACAAAAGCTGGTGCAGAATTCGCTTTTGTTGTGAATAGAGTTTGTCCTCAACTATTTCAGTGCTCAGTTTCACATTTTGCATTTCAACTTGTATATGTTTCAAGGGTTAGGGTGCAGGTATTTGATGGACAGCATCCATCCATGAAATCTGAGTGCGTGTTTCAACAGCACAAGTGATGTGAGACACTGGTATGTATCTCAGTGGGAATATTATTCTGGACCGAGGTAAAACTTAGTGCTTTGATTGCATGTATTTTATCGTTCTCGCCCCGAAGAGGAGGTTCTCTGAAAGAAACCAGCGCTCGCACCACTGCTGTGGTTTCACATCACAGAAGTTTTTGGCAAACCAGAGACTTAGCCTTCTGTTTGAGGAGTTTATTGTGccgcaaaacaaaacacactcgcTGTAGAAGCCATAGAACACCAGCCAAATCTTACTATATACATTCTACCCAATTAATCATGACATCACTCTTTTGAACTGTTAGTCCTTCACATCACGTCCCCctgtcttttttatttgtatatctTGAGACTGGCATTTAGATTACTGCCTCATCATATTGTGTGACTTTACGTATGGGCATATGTTTGCTATTAGCTGTCAGTTATACCATGTGTGACTCAGTGCATTTCTCAGTGTTGGCAGATGTTGTGTCCGTTTGTCCTGATAGCTTGAACTCTTCTCTCTCAGAAGATCACTGATTTATGCTGACCAGGCGAAAGGTCAGTTCCAGAGAGGAAACAGATCCAAGAGAAATGTTTTTGAGGTGTTTTGGCCTCAAGAGTTGGACTTTTACAGAATCTTGTCAGCAGGATGACCCTTAATGAATCTCTGAGATAAGGAAATGAGAACTGGTGAAGGGAGTGGATGCTCTGGAAATGAATCACAACAGTTAAAATGAATTACACTGAAGGAACTCagatatgaaatattaaaaggAAACTTCATGTGTCAAGCCTCCCGGAGCTTCTCCACCTCCTAAGATATCACAACAACGATTTAGAAGgattatgttttctttctaaACAACATTAAATCATTGCAGAACCCTCGCCTTGAGATATCTCAGTTGCAGCTCGGGTGTTTTCATTACAAAGCCATGCTCTTCTTTGTGATCACTCACCAAACTTTTCAAAAGCCTTTTAATTCCTTGTCTTCATTAAAGCACTTGAGAGGGAAACCGATCTGCTCTTCGTCTCACAGCCTGGCTtaatctttattattttattgttttcattgcGGGGCAGAAATGCTGTGGAAAATTCTGGTGGTCAGCATCAGATCCAAAATAATTTTTCGTAGAGGGGAGTGAAAATTATACCGAAAACGGTATTGGACCTGCTGCTGTACTCTCCTGTTTAGGATTCACTAAGGATTGTTAAATTCCTCAGTTATTCTTCTGGGGATTTAGGGTGAGCGTTTAAAGCACCGGTTTATAGTTTCATGGTGATTAAACTGGTGACATGGTTTTCATTAGTCATAGACCATGGCAGTGCTGTGTGGCACTTTTTAAGCATCTCTCATGTGATCTGCTTGGCTTTTAAAGTGCTTTATTGTTGCTTGTGTTGTGCCTTTGTTTTGTGTACTCATTTTTCAGCTCGCAGTTTTACTGCAGTCGTCTGCCCTGCAAAATATCTCCCTCCTTTAATACTTTACAGTCTTTCATCATTGTtgcactataaaaaaaaaataaccaacaacattattttttcagttttttatctCTTCTTCAGTGCCGACCACCTGTTCTGTTTCAATGTGATTCTCAATCTGAAATGGACTCTTGTTTCCCACAATTCCCTGCAGTTCTGCGTCCCTCTATTCCTGTCAACAAGAGACCCAACCTGGTGGGGAAACCTACTGACCATGGTGAGGGCACGGGTGATGGCTGCACTGGACACTGCTGCACCTTAGGCATTCTCTAACAATGCTGCAGTTCATAACAAGTTGAAAATCCAGAGTTCCAAGTTGGTTTTCCAATCTAAATGCATCCCTATGCATCAGCTCTGCACGCTGATGTTAATATGGCAAGTCAAGTTTTACAAGCATCTACTGAGGACCAACCCAacactacagcagctgattaaaCTGTGAAGCAAACTTTTAAAGAGATGAGAGGCGTAGGATAATGCATGCACGCACAGGCCTCCATCAAGGGCAAATCAActgaattgaaaatgaaaatagaaatgGCAACTACAACGCTGATACAGCACATTTCACAGCACAAACGCTACATAAAGTAAGTagaatgaaaatgttgaaaaacccTTTATTtgacaatgttaaagaaaatgagaaagcaAATCCTGGATCTGCagcaaaagttaatggggttaAGTTTTCATGGTACCCAGCTGACAAACTAACCAACAAAAAGACAGGGCTTTAAACATACCCTCTATGGCAGAGATACAATTTGATAAAAAGTTAACTCTTTGTTTACCTTGCGCACCACCATGttgctgtgatgtcacacataTTTATGGTGGCCAGTTTGGACTCGCTGGATTTGCTCATATTTCCAACTTGGAATCCCGATatgaatttctgtttttttttttttttactttttcgtGTTGGAGGTCATTGTTTCAACCCGAGACATGGGTACAATGGATTGCAGCATTTTGCACACACCAGGCCCAATGGCTGGACATAAGCTGCTTTTTAagccagtggttctcaaacgTTCCCTTCCCTCTGTAAATCAAATGAAACCTTATCCCGCCTTGAACATACCCTTACAAAACAAGCagttattttaatgaaataatgttAAGGattatcaaaaatgtatttactttcttGGACAATTTGAGACAAACAAGAGTTTGAAGACCCAAAGGACACAAGGCTTGTTTGCTGCATTGACCCTGAaacaaaatgcactttttttctATCATCATGggttttcatttcctttcctgttAGAAATATGGCCATGATTTGCCTGAATGAAGCATGCTACACTCAATCACAGCCTTGCTAGCGTGAAAGCATCTGTGCACATTGTTTATTGGTCCCACATGAAGACAACTTGTTCAATTTCAGTTCTGCTTCGTATTTTTCCACAGGGTCAAGTTTTGGCTGCAATGCTTCTACGACGTCCATTATTGTTTGAGAACCACTGTCTTATCTTCTGCAAACaaactccaaaaaaaaaaaaaaagcatgaatgAAGTACACAGTGATTACTAATGAACAAAAGAGCATTCATCTAAACATAACAGCTCATCTCAGTGGTCTTGCTGTTGAGGCTGTTTTTCTGAACCCTCTCACGCTGTTCTCTCTGTTTGTATCTCTCATCCTTCTCTCTTTACATGTGCACAaagccagtgtgtgtgcgtgtgtgtgaagtgCATGGTTCGGAGCATCTGGGCATCCTCGGTCTCagcagtcgttttctggcaGACCTTTTTCCCCCTCGAAGAGCATTAGAGATCTTTTTGAACAAGCAATCTCTGATCTTCAAGTCAGCCAGGAAAAGGCCACTGACTTTCTCAGTGAGGATGGCCAAAGCAGATGGATCACAACTGTGAGTCagatgatgaggatgaagaactgattttttcctcttcctcctcctcccgctctCTGTCCTCAGATAAACCCATGGACCTGAAACAAGGAGACAAGGAGTCCATCTTGAAGCCATTCGCTCTGGTCACAGCCAAGCCCAAGCAAGAGCGCCGGCAGCAGACGACCACCCCCGCCTCCGCAGTAAACAGTACGAGTGACACAACTTTTCATGCATCCTGGGAGGAAAGTTATGACTCATTATCATCAGTGCTTTCATTGCCCAGAGACAAAATTTACTTTTTGAATTcatgaaaaagataaaaataggCGACtgaaaaagattgttttgtctttgtgtcaaTGCATGCATGTGATAATCATCAGGAGATAGTTCTAATGCAGTTTGCAGGTGTTTAAAGTagtaagaaaataaagaaaaggagaaTGTTTCTCAATATTAAGAGGCAAACAAAGAGCCCGAGTGCAGGCCAGAGCAGGTGCTGAGCTGGCTGGTTGCTTCCCAGGGCCAGAGCTGTAAaagtgaggacagagagagctGCCAGAGCCTGCTGGCACATCCAGCTAACCCCGACTCCTCTCTCCTGATCCCCTCTCAGGCAGCCGATTTGACTTAAATGAAAACTCCTCCATATTCAGGCCCTTGCCTACATCAGAGGTAGACATCATGGGCAAGAAGCGCTTTACAGGTAAGACTCAAATGCTTCATCATCAGCTCTCTAGCAACAATACTCAGTTCTACTGCACGAATAAAAAGAAGTCAAAGACTGACATGATTAAAAGTGCTGTTTTCATTGTACCTGTCTGTAGCCCCCCATGTGATCTACAAGACCGATAAGAAGCCTGATGAGCCGTGCTCCATCACCTCATCCCTCGCTTACTTCCCTGATGAGGAGGGAAGTGATCAGAACGTGACTGGTCCTCCCCGCATACCTCCGTCGAACCTCACTGTGGTCACTGTGGAGGGCTGCCCGTCGTTCGTCATTCTTGACTGGCAGAAATCTGACAACGAAACCAGAGGTACGGTTGTTGTTCCAGGTTATGGTTTGCATCAGGGTGATTAGCAGTTCATTCATGACAGCATGTTGTACAGATGTTAGTGAAACCGCTCTCTTATAAACCACGCTGGATAAAGAGTTGTGTGTGGGTGAGTCATTCGTGTTTGGTGGGAATCAACATGAATGCCATCGCCCAAGGTTTCCAAGCAGAGCATTGAAATGTGTCGAAGTGATCAATGTTAATCCATTTACCTGTCAGTGGTTGTCATTGACTGGTGTATATTTACAGTGTATGGTGTGCTTGCTTTCTAGGGTTGCCTTACCCCTTTTAGTTTTACCCAGTCGGCAGAATAAATAttggcaatgtacatttctgcaaaccacgtgTATGTCTAAccttaacatttctttatgttgcaaattAAGATTAGGTtcaattttgttattttatgttgtgaaaaCACTTGTAGTTTGTgtgattaggtttaggcacatcaaccaaccaaccaactaaccaaccaaccaaccaacccatcaaaccaatcagtcaatcaatctttatttgcatattgccaattcacaacaaaagtcatctcatgacaATATCCAAATTGAGCAGGTCTTGACCATACTCTGATTAATTTATTTAGAGTGATCGAACATTTCTCCAGTGAGCAAGCTCTGCCTTTAAACAGGCCGAAACCTCGACCAGAaccagaagagagagagaaagcgggAGAGatagaagaaagagagagagagaccacttGGTTtggagaagatgatgatgaagaagaagaagtacatgttttggtcaccacaaacatggctggaaatggtGTCATGCTTAATATTcttaaatataaacatatcaTGGTTTGCAGAATAGTTAACTGCCAGCATTTTACCCTGGTGACGTTTTAGTTTCATAGTCTTTTCTGCCTATAGCTTTAATTGATCAAGAAAACCCCTTCAATTTGTAACTGTTCTGGAAAAAAGTTCTAGTAATGTTAACATGTACACCCTTTATACCATTGTTAGAATAAGCTGCCATCTCTGTCATCAAAAAAATTGAAACATGAAGTTTGTGTTATATGAACGACATTGATTTTTAGCTCCTTTTTTTCAGAGTATGAAGTCGTATCCACAGAGAAAGGACCGAATGGAGAAGAGGTGTCCATACTGACAACCAACCAGACGCACACAGCTGTGGAGAATCTCAAACCAGAGAGCAGGTGTGTGACTCAGACATTATTACACGGGACAAATTATTTCATGGAAAAAGGGATACGCTGCCATTGTTTTCCTTTAGTCTTTCACTCTTACTGCGTGTAGTCAAGTCAgcgttgatgtttttttgtgtagCCAAATATCAATTCAGATGAGGATGCAAAAACAACCCTTTTACTGCGTGAATAATGGAGGAAGTGTCAGGACGAACAACAGATGGACAGAAATAGGCAATCAGGATGACAAAAATTAGACATGGATTGTAAATATATGAAGGATGTGGAGCCTCTTCAGGTGTTCCCAAACAGCCCCGAGCCACACAAACTGCTCTCCACGCAGGAACCTGGAAGAAGACTGATCACGTAAATACATGAGCAAATCTCAAACACCGTTCTCACGGAGAGGAGCAACAAAcacatggagggagagagagacaagaacGCCATGCACATGAGCTacaaagagggagaagaggggagGCTGGACTCCCGGAGGACGAAGACCCTGATCCAAAACATCTGGAGTGACTGACGCACCGACAGCCAGGGATGATAGAAAGGTCTCCAGACAGCCGATGGTCGAGCACAGAGAAGCCTGCGTAGAAAgagaggacagggaggagaaacaatggagggagagacaaacaaacagggtTTTCAGTGTGATAGTTAGCACGGTGAAGGACTCCCATGACATATCTACTAAGCTAGAAGACCCCAAATGCTATAAACTATAAATCTAGCGTGCTCTCTGATCACCTTTGTCACGCTGAGCTCTAAAACCCAAATGTCAAACATAACATGAACATGTTTATATCTGTAGATAAAAAATGACACCTAGTTGAGCGGGTTGGGGCTACAAATGTCAGTAAAGTAAGCCTTCCGCACGCCTCATCATTACTCAGAGAACTATTTATCGATGCTGATGTATCTACCCGGCAAATTCCACAGTCTTGGCGTTGCTTTCTTTTGTGATCTCTGGGTTGTAAGGAAGTTGCTGATGGCGCCCTGAGACCTGTTGCAGCTCTCTGGATGAGTTTTGGTATGTGTCTACGCAGCAGTAGAAGAGGGGTTGTGGACCTTGTGCTTAAATCGGTTGAGGATCAAAGCTGGGacagctgtggagagctgctgcagctgtagcAGGCACATACTTCAGGAAGAGCTGAATCACTTCCAGTCAGCTGATTCATGGAATCAAATATAAAATCAAGGGGAGTCATTTCTGGCATCCATGTCATCTAATAATCGGCCAGAATGGCTATTTAGGAAATCTGAATTGGGATGCTGGCCAGAACCTCTGAGTGAATTTTGACGATTTGTCGTGGTATGAGCACACTAAAAACAACGGCAGTTTTACATCAGTATAAATTTGCCCACATAAAACCATTTCCTAAAAAAGTTTTGGAGAAATGTTTCTATGAGAGGGCCCCTGTTGACGGACACTGGTGCCTGTGTACAGTACAGGGAGGTGTCAGGTACATATTCCTGCCAATGGACTTTTTACAAGGAATGAAATGAATCCATTGTGTTTGATAGACGTCAAGGATGCCACTTAGTAACACTGTTAACAATGCTAACATTACTTGCGTTTACATTACCACCCCTCCCCTATcactcgttctctctctctctcccctctctcgcTCAACCCAACTGGTCTCGGCAGATGGCGGTCCTTTATTGAGTCCGGTTCTGCCCCGAGCTTTCTGCCTGTAAaaggctgtgttttttttttttatctcgccACTGTTGCCAAGTGCCTTCtcatgggggaaatgttgggt from Sparus aurata chromosome 9, fSpaAur1.1, whole genome shotgun sequence encodes:
- the abi3bpa gene encoding target of Nesh-SH3 isoform X3, which codes for MVMMMEMQQHSHRLLVLLLMVFICGIALSGPSSPRRSRVRRQNMKVRINATGDTIVMKFLLPNADTKLEGYILGYGSSMFSKQFIQLPENGQPYETEIDAEPKYLIAVKPIPTNDVKKQCTGKVELQKPLHVVIGSVTPTSVLLSWGTLLKTPYEGNVMNDCLEDGHYTVRYRERNRKWNYQTCPTSDTVIDNLKPNTVYEFGVQPSSKDGTGEWSKPVIHNISSGGVEEKTIRKIFKRPPSPVKPLTPGPHSFPFPPRHGKGDFSRSVLLHFLEVTLAPKLRPPPHFTATMVSVPVPQTNVEKHGVHPLSQPQQKPQSQPHAKPKNPLLRPEYQPLPQPQTPKPQLKPKVKARPQPKPQPKQKLKLKPLSQPQPEPEPASQPILKNQPQSTSQPIHQNQPQPTSLSIPQAQPQPRPTFKPILQTHPLPQPQTRPTFKPILQTHHQSKAQPTLKPILQAQPRPQPRPTLKPILQTQPLPHNQARPTFKPILQTHHQSKARPTLKPILQVQPQPQPRPTLKPSLQTHPQPQSQALPTLKHILQTQPQAQARPTLKPRLQTHPRPQPQALPTLKPILQTQPQAQARPTMKPGLQTHPQPQPQALPTLKPILQTQPQAQARPTLKPRLQTKPQPKPQAPTTIKPILQTQPQPQARPTFKPILKSQPQPEISHDPKPQSTSLPIPHLQPRAQSISQPILQTQRPLQSRPKSHPKSQPQTTTQLQAEPQPHLKFQTQHQVQSTPKLTTVAYRQTTPPTFQQIALTKQARPKIHIQPQAQSTTQSQTQPQQKIPLEPQLTTKQQSMAQPTTKPKIPFIQTKPKTQPQSKSQSKPKKEPQPQSQPKEKTQPKTKSQSKPQPPSQPKKQPKPKTSYHQQPHIKIQQGSKQQPQTKPHTKPVIHFQPTTLPPKTETKSQLEHLPKPHPASRAQPQPRTVQFESQTRTYPEPTKVTPRQAVPTAPSPPEEGKPLPLPVLATEKSGRYDQGTGVIRSSVAEVPRSPISSSVTPAGRNTTLSRPRVPPHSTRNSVQPFPPSKTFTTSLSSSTPGVDGAHHRGIALPKPVVWSKEKPVLRPSIPVNKRPNLVGKPTDHDKPMDLKQGDKESILKPFALVTAKPKQERRQQTTTPASAVNSSRFDLNENSSIFRPLPTSEVDIMGKKRFTAPHVIYKTDKKPDEPCSITSSLAYFPDEEGSDQNVTGPPRIPPSNLTVVTVEGCPSFVILDWQKSDNETREYEVVSTEKGPNGEEVSILTTNQTHTAVENLKPESSYEFKVTPKNELGTGPSSDPVSFSTESADPRVSEYVSGKDAIWTQFPFKSDAYSECSGKQYVKRTWYRKFVGIQLCNSLRYKIYLSDSLNGKFFNIGDQTGHGEDHCQFVDSFLDGRTGSQMSADQLPSRLGFFRALRQEPVHFGEIGGKSHVTYVGWYECGTPIPGKW